AGGTCCCCCGTCAATGCCGAGCTCAGCATACCTTCTGGGCGTCCATGAGCGCCTCCCGAATCTCGCTTTCCTTGGAGGCACTCATGATGGCGTCACGGACCTCCTGTTGCCGCAACAGTCGCGAGAGTCCCGCAAGCAGCTTCAGATACCTGTTGACTTCGCTGGGAGGTGTGCCGATAAGGAAGATCATGTGGACCGGCTGCCCATCCTCGGCGCCGAAGTCTACCCCCTCGGGACATCGCCCTACGGCGACGATAATCTCGTTCAGCTTGTCCGTGCGAGCGTGGGGGAGAGCCACACCATGTCCTACGGCCGTGGTCCCGAGTTTCTCTCGCTCCATTACCTCGCGGAAGAAATCGTCCGGATCCTTCACAATGCCCCGCTCTTGAAGCAGGTCGATCAACTTGCGGATCGCATCCGCCTTGTTCTCGGCCTTGAGGTCGAGCAGGATGAGGTCCTCCCGGATATATTCGGAAACCTGCAAGGGTCTTTCCTCCTCGGTTATCGGCTTTCGCCTTCCCCGTAGCCCAAATCACATGCTTCTCAGAACTTCGGCGAATTTACGCACTGCCCCTCTCATTGTCAAACCCTTTCCCTTCTCTCGCTCCGTCCCATGGTCCCTGGTTCCAGTCGGGTGGGTACATCTTCTGGCTCTGGTCAGCTGTGGGAAACACCTCCTCGCTTCCGATCCCGCGCAAGCCATGTTTCTACCAGTTGCTCAACCTCGCCCTGGGCGAGGGTGCCCTCTTTCCCCAGCTGCAGCCGCAGCCAGCTCGTCACATGGTATAGCACAATACCGACGGCGACCGACACGTTG
The DNA window shown above is from candidate division KSB1 bacterium and carries:
- a CDS encoding PTS sugar transporter subunit IIA, with the protein product MQVSEYIREDLILLDLKAENKADAIRKLIDLLQERGIVKDPDDFFREVMEREKLGTTAVGHGVALPHARTDKLNEIIVAVGRCPEGVDFGAEDGQPVHMIFLIGTPPSEVNRYLKLLAGLSRLLRQQEVRDAIMSASKESEIREALMDAQKVC